Below is a window of Streptomyces qaidamensis DNA.
GACCACTTCGCCTGGCAGGCCATCTTCCTGATCAACGTCCCGATCGTCGGGCTCGCGCTGCTGGCCGGTGTCCTGCTGATGCCGGAGTCGAAGGCGCCGTGGCAGAAGCCGGACCCGCTGGGCGCGGTGCTGTCCGCGGTGGGCATGACGGCCCTGGTGTGGTGGATCATCGAGATTCCGCAGCACGGCGCGTTCGAAGGCCGCTCCCTGCTCGTCCTGGCCGTCGCGGTGATCGCCCTGGCCGGCTTCGTGACCTGGCAGAACGTGACCCCGTCGCCGATGGTCCCGCTGGCCCTCTTCAAGCACCGCAACTTCAGCGGCGGCTCGCTCTCCCTGGCGCTCGTCCAGATCGGCAACGCCGGTCTGCTGCTGGTACTGACCCAGTACCTCCAGTTCGTCCTCGGCTGGTCCGCGGTCGAGGCGGGCTTGGCCTTCCTGCCGCTGGCGGTGGCCGCGCTGGCCGGCAACGCGGCCGGGGCGCAGCTCGCCGTGCGGATCGGCAACCGGTTCGTCATCCTCGGCGGAATGCTGCTGATGGCCGCCTCCTTCGGGCTGCTGACCACGCTCGGCGTCGACAGCGGGTTCACGGTCCCGGCCGTGGCGCTGGGGATCCTGGGGCTGGGGGCGGGTCTGGCCATGCCGGCCGCGGTGGCCGCGCTGATGGGCACCATCCCGGAGGACAAGGCGGGCGTCGGCTCGGCCCTCAACGACACCATCCAGCAGTCCGGCACCGCCCTCGGCATCGCGATCCTCGGCTCCCTGCTCACCTCCGGCTATGCGGACGCGATGCCGGCCGGCGCCCCCGAGCAGGCCCGGGAGTCCATCGGCGGGGCCCTGGCCGTGGCCGGCGGTGACGCGGGGCTGGTGCGGGCGGCCCGGGAGGCCTTCGCCGACTCGATGTCGACGACCTTCACGATCAGCGCGGTCGGTGTCCTGGCGGCGGCGGTGGTGGCCGCGCTGGTGATGCGGGACCGCAAGTCCGGGCCCGCCCGGGTGGAGAGCGAGGAGCGCGAGCTGGTCGCCTGACCTGTCCCGGGCGCCCGAGGGCCGTCACCCCGCTGCGGGTGACGGCCTTTCGCCATGCCGGTCCCCCGTGGTTCGCTGCGCCGTCCCCCCGGGGCGGGAATGTCCTCCCGGTTTTCTCCGTTCCGGGTGGCAAGAAGTTCAACGCTCAACTAAACTGGGCGTACACGAGGAGGAACCGACATGCCTGCAGTGACCGTCGAGAACCCGTTGACGCTGCCCCGCGTGACCGCGCCTGCCGAGGCCGTGGCACGTCCCGTGCTCGCCGTCACGACCGCTCCGAGCGGTTTCGAGGGCGAGGGCTTCCCGGTGCGCCGGGCGTTCGCGGGGATCAACTACCGCCACCTCGACCCGTTCATCATGATGGACCAGATGGGCGAGGTGGAGTACGCGCCGGGCGAGCCCAAGGGCACGCCATGGCACCCGCACCGCGGCTTCGAGACCGTCACCTACATCATCGACGGCATCTTCGACCACCAGGACAGCCAGGGCGGTGGCGGCACCATCACCAACGGCGACACCCAGTGGATGACCGCGGGCTCGGGCCTGCTTCACATCGAGGCCCCACCCGAGCACCTCGTCGTCTCCGGCGGGCTTTTCCACGGCCTCCAGCTGTGGGTGAACCTCCCGGCCAAGGACAAGATGATGGCCCCGCGCTACCAGGACATCCGCGGCGGCTCGGTCCAGCTGCTCACCACCCCCGACGGCGGCGCGCTGCTGCGGGTCATCGCCGGTGAGCTGGACGGGCACGCGGGCCCCGGCATCACCCACACCCCGATCACGATGGTCCACGCGACCGTCGCCCCGGGTGCGGAGCTCACGCTGCCGTGGCGCGAGGACTTCAACGGGCTGGCCTACGTCCTGGCCGGCCGCGGCAGCGTCGGCCCCGGCCGCCGCCCGGTCCACATGGGCCAGACGGCCGTCTTCGGCGCGGGCTCCTCGCTGACCGTCCGCGCCGACGAGAAGCAGGACTCCAACACCCCCGACCTGGAGGTCGTCCTGCTCGGCGGACAGCCGATCCGCGAGCCCATGGCCCACTACGGCCCGTTCGTCATGAACACCAAGGACGAGCTCATGCAGGCCTTCGAGGACTTCCAGAAGGGCCGCCTGGGCACGGTGCCGGCGGTGCACGGAATGACCGCGGGCGGCCCGCAGGACTGACGCGGGCACCGGGGCGGCTGACGCCCCGTCACCCTGGCGGGCCTCCCTGACGGGACGGCCCGCCGGGCGCGTGATCGGGTGGAGGGGTGCAGGACACCCAGCAGGCCCCGCTCCTCCGGCCCCGCCCGGCGCCTCGCCGCCCGGTGGGCGCTGCTCCTGCTCGCCGCCGGGGTCTTCTACGTCGGGGTCCGGCTGGTCGTGGAGTTCCGGACGGCCGTGGTGCCCGTGCTGCTCGCACTGCTGGGCACGGCCTTGCTCGGGCCGGCCTTCGGGGCCGTGCAGGAGCTGCGCATCCGGTACGGCGACCAGGAGCCGTCGCAGCCCGGGCCGTCGTCGTAGCAGTCGCGACGGCTACGAGGTCCGGGACCCGTCGCCCGAGCCGTTCACGGACTCGTAGAGCTCGAACCAGATGCTCTTGCCCTCGCCGCGTGGCTCCACCCCCCAGGCGTGCGCGAGCAGTTCGATCAGGACCAGGCCGCGGCCGGAGGACGCCAGCTCTCCGGGTCTGCGCTTGTGCGGCAGGTCGTCGCCGCCGTCCGTGACCTCGATCCGCAGCCGCCGTCCGCCCACCTCGCCGGTCATCTCGGCGACCAGCAGCGCGTCGGAGTCGGTGTGCACGAGGACGTTCGTGAGCATCTCGGACAGCAGCAGCACCGCCGAGTCGACCTGGTCGGGCGAGGCCCAGTCGTGCAGCAGCTCGCGCAGCTGCTGCCGGGCGGCCGCGACCCGCTCGGGCTCGGCCTGCGCGACGGTCAGCACCGAGCGCCGCGCCGGTGGCCGTACGGTCATCGCGTCGCCGCAGCCGCAGCCGCCGCCCTCCCGGCTCAGCAGCAGCATCGCGATGTCGTCCTCGCGGCGGTCCGCCAGGGGGCCGGTGGTGTGGTGCGAGGACGGCCCGTGCACGGCCTGCACCAGGGTGTCGGCGAGTTCCTCCAGATCGCCCTTGTGGTCCTCCAGGATCACGCGCAGCCGCCGCCAGCCGCTGTCCAGGTCGTGACCGCCGGTCTCCAGCAGGCCGTCCGTGCAGATCAGCATGGTCTCGCCGGGTTCCAGCGTGAGCCGGGTCGTGGGGTAGTCGGCGTCCGGGTCGATGCCCAGGGGCAGACCGCCCGATGTCGGCCGCGTCAGCACCGTGCCGTCGGCCATCCGGATCGCCGGGTCCGGATGTCCGGCACGGGCGATGTCCAGCACCCCCGTCGCCGGGTCGACCTCGACGTAGACGCAGGTCGCGAAGCGCGGGTCGGCCGGGTCCTCGTCGCTGATGCCGTGCAGGAAGCGGGAGGCACGGGAGAGGACGGCGTCGGGGCGGTGGCCCTCGGAGGCATAGGCCCGCAGGGCGATGCGGAGCTGGCCCATCAGACCCGCCGCCCGTACGTCATGGCCCTGGACGTCACCGATGACCAGCGCGAACCGCCCGCTGGGCAGCGGGATCACGTCGTACCAGTCGCCGCCGACCTGGAGCCCGCCGCCGGTGGGGACGTAGCGGGCCGCGACGCTCATGCCAGGGATGCGCTGCGGCCCGAGCCTCGGCAGCATCGTGCGCTGGAGCCCGTCGGTCAGGGCCCGCTCGCTCTCGGCCACGCCCGCCCGGGTCAGGGCCTGCGCCAGCATCCGTGCCACCGTCGCCAGCACGGACCGCTCGTCCGGGGTGAACGCGACCGGGTAGGTGAACGCCGCCATCCACGCGCCCATCGTCCGCCCGGCCACGGTCAGCGGCAGGAACGCCCAGGAACGGCGGCCGAAGCGCTCGGCGAGCGGCCAGGTCAGCGGATAGCGGGCCTTGTAGTGCTCGGCGGAGGACAGGTACACGGCCCGGCCGGTCCGCACCACCTCGGCGGCCGGGTAGTCCGTGTCCAGCGGCATGTCCGAGAAGGGGCTCTCGGTGCCCCGCTGCTGCCCGTGGTGGCCGATGATCGTCAGGCGGTCGCCCGAGACGCCGAACACCGCCAGCCCGTCCGGCGAGAACCCGGGCATCGACAGGTTCGCCGTGACCCGCAGGACCTCCTGGGTGGAGCGCGCCTCGGCCAGGGCCCGGCCCGCGTCCAGCAGGAACGCCTCCCGCGAGCGCCGCCAGTCCCCGGTGACCGCGCTGCGCCCGGCCGGGGTGCCCGGCGCAGGCTCGGTGACCTCCTGGAGGGTGCCGATCAGCCGGTACGCCTTGCGGGCCCGGTCGAAGGACGGCTTGGAGCGGCTGCGGACGACCCGGACGACCCGGCCCTGCTCGTCCATGATCCGGATCCGGACCTCGGCGAGGGTGCCCTCGGCCACGGCCAGTTGGATCACGCCGGTGATCTCGTTCCAGTCGACCGGGTGCAGCCGGGCCCGGGCCTGGGCCTCCGTGAGGCTGACCTGCTCGGCGGGCAGCCCGAGCAACCGGGCTGCCTCGGCATCGACCGTGACCAGTCCGGTGGCGGTGTCCCAGTGCCACAGGCCGGTCGCGAGGGCGGCGAGAGCCTCCCCCACGGCGGGCAGAGGCTCGCCAGTGCGCATTGCCCTACTTTAAGAAGACGCGCTCGAACGCTGCCACCGATAGCGGACATGTGCCCGAACGACGGCGCGAGCGTAGCTCGATCAACAGCTGCCGTGTGCTCGATCGATAACTGAGGAGAGCCGATCTTCGCGTGCCCGGTACGCTGGGGAGGCGTTTCACGTGAAACACAGACCCCGATCAGCGAAGACTGGATGAACGACGATGCATCGGTACAGGTCCCACACCTGCGGCGAGCTCCGCTCCTCTGACGTCGGCAGCGACGTCCGGCTGAGTGGCTGGCTGCACAATCGGCGCGACCTGGGCGGCATCCTCTTCATCGATCTGCGCGATCACTACGGCATCACGCAGCTGGTGGCCCGTCCCGGCACGCCGGCCTACGAGGCCCTCGACAAGCTGTCCAAGGA
It encodes the following:
- a CDS encoding MFS transporter, which produces MDARNPRRWWILIVLCLSTLMLVVDNMALTVAVPALTEDLGASAQDMQWILDSYTLVFAGLLLTSGSLGDRFGRRRVMLIGLLLFGAASLGAVFCSTPGELIALRIAMGVGGALIMPSTLSILITVFDEDERPRAMAAWGSVSMLGLVGSPVLGGVLIDHFAWQAIFLINVPIVGLALLAGVLLMPESKAPWQKPDPLGAVLSAVGMTALVWWIIEIPQHGAFEGRSLLVLAVAVIALAGFVTWQNVTPSPMVPLALFKHRNFSGGSLSLALVQIGNAGLLLVLTQYLQFVLGWSAVEAGLAFLPLAVAALAGNAAGAQLAVRIGNRFVILGGMLLMAASFGLLTTLGVDSGFTVPAVALGILGLGAGLAMPAAVAALMGTIPEDKAGVGSALNDTIQQSGTALGIAILGSLLTSGYADAMPAGAPEQARESIGGALAVAGGDAGLVRAAREAFADSMSTTFTISAVGVLAAAVVAALVMRDRKSGPARVESEERELVA
- a CDS encoding pirin family protein; translation: MPAVTVENPLTLPRVTAPAEAVARPVLAVTTAPSGFEGEGFPVRRAFAGINYRHLDPFIMMDQMGEVEYAPGEPKGTPWHPHRGFETVTYIIDGIFDHQDSQGGGGTITNGDTQWMTAGSGLLHIEAPPEHLVVSGGLFHGLQLWVNLPAKDKMMAPRYQDIRGGSVQLLTTPDGGALLRVIAGELDGHAGPGITHTPITMVHATVAPGAELTLPWREDFNGLAYVLAGRGSVGPGRRPVHMGQTAVFGAGSSLTVRADEKQDSNTPDLEVVLLGGQPIREPMAHYGPFVMNTKDELMQAFEDFQKGRLGTVPAVHGMTAGGPQD
- a CDS encoding ATP-binding SpoIIE family protein phosphatase, producing MRTGEPLPAVGEALAALATGLWHWDTATGLVTVDAEAARLLGLPAEQVSLTEAQARARLHPVDWNEITGVIQLAVAEGTLAEVRIRIMDEQGRVVRVVRSRSKPSFDRARKAYRLIGTLQEVTEPAPGTPAGRSAVTGDWRRSREAFLLDAGRALAEARSTQEVLRVTANLSMPGFSPDGLAVFGVSGDRLTIIGHHGQQRGTESPFSDMPLDTDYPAAEVVRTGRAVYLSSAEHYKARYPLTWPLAERFGRRSWAFLPLTVAGRTMGAWMAAFTYPVAFTPDERSVLATVARMLAQALTRAGVAESERALTDGLQRTMLPRLGPQRIPGMSVAARYVPTGGGLQVGGDWYDVIPLPSGRFALVIGDVQGHDVRAAGLMGQLRIALRAYASEGHRPDAVLSRASRFLHGISDEDPADPRFATCVYVEVDPATGVLDIARAGHPDPAIRMADGTVLTRPTSGGLPLGIDPDADYPTTRLTLEPGETMLICTDGLLETGGHDLDSGWRRLRVILEDHKGDLEELADTLVQAVHGPSSHHTTGPLADRREDDIAMLLLSREGGGCGCGDAMTVRPPARRSVLTVAQAEPERVAAARQQLRELLHDWASPDQVDSAVLLLSEMLTNVLVHTDSDALLVAEMTGEVGGRRLRIEVTDGGDDLPHKRRPGELASSGRGLVLIELLAHAWGVEPRGEGKSIWFELYESVNGSGDGSRTS